A part of Bacteroidales bacterium genomic DNA contains:
- a CDS encoding arabinogalactan endo-1,4-beta-galactosidase has protein sequence MKRSHFPVWFLLACLFLLLSCKDNADHPKDDAIRCYTYDQFCMGVDLSYVNQLEDFGAVYKDSGKVNDPYRIFRNHGANLVRLRLWHNPSWVRQQVYKSDTVPLYSGLNDVKKSIRRAKNLGFAICLDFHYSDIWADPTRQTPPTAWAAIRDFAVLKDSFYTYTYSTLHNLAAEGLLPEMVQLGNEINCGLFYTDIEQGFPSVNCCEGKWVQLGELLNEAIRAVRKVSSEEGRQIQIGLHIADPKNVQWWFEQITSNGKVTDFDIIGISYYPLWHTTVSFDNLGVVIRNLKNTFGKKIMIFETAYPWTTEYADNYANAFGNQSPLPGFPFTATGQYNFMVSLCQKVINGGGSGVIYWEPAWITSRMKDLWGTGSIWENATMFDFEGNTLPSINYLNASYKGL, from the coding sequence CTTGTCTCTTTTTACTGCTATCCTGCAAGGATAATGCAGACCATCCGAAGGATGATGCCATACGCTGCTATACATACGATCAGTTTTGCATGGGGGTTGACCTTTCCTATGTAAATCAGCTCGAAGACTTTGGTGCTGTTTACAAAGACTCAGGAAAGGTAAACGATCCCTACCGAATTTTCCGGAACCATGGGGCCAATCTGGTAAGGCTCAGGCTCTGGCATAACCCGTCATGGGTTCGTCAGCAGGTTTATAAAAGTGATACTGTGCCGCTATACAGCGGTTTGAATGACGTAAAAAAAAGCATACGCAGGGCAAAAAATCTGGGATTTGCAATCTGTCTTGATTTTCATTATTCTGACATCTGGGCAGATCCTACCCGTCAGACTCCGCCGACGGCCTGGGCCGCAATACGGGATTTTGCTGTCCTGAAAGACTCTTTTTATACCTACACATACTCCACCTTGCATAACCTGGCCGCGGAAGGACTGCTTCCTGAAATGGTACAGCTGGGAAATGAAATCAACTGCGGCCTGTTTTATACCGATATTGAACAAGGCTTCCCTTCGGTGAACTGTTGCGAAGGGAAATGGGTTCAGCTCGGGGAACTTCTTAACGAAGCGATCAGGGCAGTAAGGAAAGTATCCTCCGAAGAAGGCAGGCAGATTCAGATTGGTCTGCATATTGCCGACCCCAAAAACGTGCAATGGTGGTTTGAACAGATTACCTCCAATGGAAAAGTAACTGATTTTGATATTATTGGCATATCATACTACCCTTTGTGGCATACCACGGTTTCCTTTGATAATCTTGGCGTGGTTATCAGAAATCTGAAAAATACTTTCGGAAAGAAAATTATGATTTTTGAAACAGCCTATCCATGGACAACAGAATATGCCGATAATTATGCAAATGCTTTCGGAAACCAGTCTCCTCTGCCAGGATTCCCCTTTACGGCAACCGGGCAGTACAATTTCATGGTTTCGCTGTGCCAGAAAGTAATTAACGGAGGCGGAAGCGGAGTGATTTACTGGGAACCTGCCTGGATCACTTCCCGTATGAAAGATCTCTGGGGAACAGGATCAATCTGGGAAAATGCTACCATGTTTGACTTTGAAGGAAATACTCTGCCTTCTATCAACTACCTGAATGCAAGCTATAAAGGCCTCTGA